A single Acropora palmata chromosome 5, jaAcrPala1.3, whole genome shotgun sequence DNA region contains:
- the LOC141880485 gene encoding melanopsin-like has translation MSVTSEFSPLQEESTLLVVLEVFYLIFLIIFGLIGNIGLCAVVYTHRHLQIVSNYLIVNLSISDLLRIFFTLSVSTSVLIKRRWFYGETFCLLNGCYTLTFMIASLMSVALISANRFIQIVHHRDSATIFSKQRTKIMIFTLWFLACSISIPPNIGWGHYGFLSSRATCFIAVGSSYSYTTVLVLAFIATPFSVMVFCYVKIFLAVRRSRRRVVGRLSVGNLASAIPTESKENLRKEVKVAKTLLTLIGVYIVTWIPICVIHFVRLAKLAIISDSVDLVAAFLVSLSCVTNPWIYGFKNNHFRDQLKRMLCVKVRVMRETGRCQMNQFEMK, from the exons ATGTCAGTCACCTCGGAGTTTTCTCCTTTGCAAGAAGAATCGACGCTTCTGGTTGTTCTAGAAGTCTTCTACCTGATTTTCCTTATTATTTTCGGGCTGATTGGTAATATTGGTCTTTGCGCTGTGGTTTATACCCATCGTCATCTACAAATAGTCTCCAATTATCTGATTGTGAATCTCAGCATCTCAGACCTTCTGCGGATCTTCTTTACTCTTTCCGTTTCGACGAGTGTCCTCATCAAACGGCGATGGTTCTACGGCGAAACGTTTTGCCTTTTGAACGGCTGTTACACACTTACCTTCATGATAGCGTCTTTGATGTCCGTGGCATTGATCAGCGCAAACAGATTTATTCAAATTGTTCACCACCGCGACAGCGCGACGATTTTCAGCAAGCAGCGGACAAAAATCATGATTTTTACGTTGTGGTTTTTAGCCTGTTCAATCTCAATCCCTCCTAACATCGGCTGGGGACATTACGGCTTCCTCTCCTCTCGCGCGACGTGCTTTATTGCGGTTGGCAGCAGTTACTCCTATACTACAGTCCTCGTGTTGGCGTTCATTGCAACGCCATTTTCTGTCATGGTCTTTTGCTatgtaaaaattttccttgctGTAAGACGAAGCAGAAGACGAGTAGTGGGACGCCTCAGTGTGGGAAATTTGGCATCGGCAATACCAactgaaagcaaagaaaatctgaGGAAGGAA GTCAAAGTGGCTAAAACGTTGCTTACATTGATTGGTGTTTATATAGTCACATGGATTCCAATCTGCGTGATCCATTTTGTGCGTCTTGCAAAGCTCGCAATTATCTCAGACTCCGTGGATCTGGTCGCAGCTTTTCTTGTGAGTTTAAGCTGCGTGACCAACCCGTGGATCTATGGATTTAAGAATAATCACTTTCGTGACCAACTCAAACGAATGCTGTGTGTCAAGGTTCGTGTGATGAGAGAGACAGGGAGGTGCCAAATGAACCAGTTtgaaatgaagtaa